One Oryza sativa Japonica Group chromosome 8, ASM3414082v1 DNA window includes the following coding sequences:
- the LOC4345350 gene encoding uncharacterized protein, with amino-acid sequence MQMPTPSHLLHLLHILLNGRPQAVEQTLATDGQDSTAIQITRFLRWRPAKQYDMVCVNLTGVDLISILKGCHDGKCKARSILDVEPRRCGIGLEFPSLYLDSETFCMLRNLIVLEQQNANTLQQYRVTAYCTLMSQLASTAEDVQLLSANRVADHLMVHADCAKQLTDLCNGIIFDIDNPTLNYLRDECVMLERRCRSRPFKWMAWMRRKYFRNPCIAVGSVIAIIITAFAVLQAVYTVLKLKGKVK; translated from the coding sequence ATGCAGATGCCGACTCCCAGTCATCTTCTGCACTTGCTTCACATACTCTTGAACGGACGACCTCAGGCGGTCGAGCAGACATTGGCAACAGATGGGCAGGATTCCACAGCGATCCAGATTACACGTTTCCTGCGTTGGCGCCCCGCCAAGCAGTATGACATGGTTTGTGTGAATCTCACCGGCGTCGACCTGATCTCAATCTTAAAGGGCTGCCACGATGGAAAATGCAAGGCACGCTCCATCCTCGACGTGGAGCCCCGACGCTGCGGCATAGGGCTCGAATTCCCCAGCCTGTACCTTGATAGCGAGACGTTCTGCATGCTTCGCAACCTGATCGTGCTGGAGCAGCAGAACGCCAATACGCTCCAGCAATATCGCGTCACGGCATACTGCACGCTCATGTCCCAGCTGGCAAGCACGGCGGAAGACGTCCAACTGCTGTCGGCGAACCGTGTAGCCGACCACCTCATGGTCCATGCAGATTGCGCCAAGCAATTAACTGATCTCTGCAATGGGATCATCTTCGACATCGACAACCCGACCCTCAACTACCTGCGGGATGAATGCGTGATGCTGGAGAGGCGTTGCCGGAGTCGTCCTTTCAAATGGATGGCGTGGATGCGGCGCAAGTACTTCCGCAACCCCTGCATCGCCGTCGGCTCTGTGATTGCCATCATCATCACCGCGTTCGCCGTGCTGCAGGCGGTCTATACGGTCCTAAAGCTCAAGGGAAAAGTGAAATAA